One Shewanella sp. MR-4 DNA window includes the following coding sequences:
- a CDS encoding TRAP transporter substrate-binding protein: MTLNQQMGITRPLKTVAKMLALASVFATSFNVFAAPVEIKFSHVVAENTPKGQMALKFKELVEQRLPGEYTVSVFPNSQLFGDNNELAALLLNDVQFVAPSLSKFERYTKRLQVFDLPFLFNDMDAVNRFQQGEAGQALLNSMSRKGIVGLGYLHNGMKQFSANTPLKQPSDAKGLKFRVMASDVLAAQFDAVGAIPVKKPFSEVFTLLQTRAIDGQENTWSNTYSQKFYEVQSQITESNHGVLDYMVVTSDAFWKGLPADKRKVIKEALDESIALGNKIAAEKDNEDKQLILDSKRSQLVTLTPEERQKWIDVMKPVWAKFEDQVGKDVIEAAVAANKQ, translated from the coding sequence ATGACATTGAATCAACAGATGGGTATTACACGTCCATTGAAAACCGTCGCAAAAATGCTGGCACTGGCCTCAGTGTTTGCGACCAGCTTTAACGTGTTTGCGGCGCCCGTTGAAATCAAGTTCTCCCACGTGGTTGCTGAAAACACGCCAAAGGGTCAAATGGCGTTGAAGTTTAAAGAATTAGTTGAACAACGTTTACCTGGTGAATATACGGTCAGTGTATTCCCTAACTCACAGTTATTTGGGGATAACAACGAGTTAGCGGCACTTCTGTTAAACGACGTGCAATTTGTAGCGCCTTCTCTTTCTAAATTTGAGCGTTACACTAAGCGCCTACAGGTTTTCGACCTGCCATTCCTGTTCAATGACATGGATGCAGTAAACCGTTTCCAACAAGGTGAAGCCGGCCAAGCCCTGCTGAACTCAATGAGCCGTAAAGGGATTGTGGGTTTAGGTTATCTGCACAATGGTATGAAGCAGTTCTCTGCTAACACTCCACTCAAACAACCTTCTGATGCTAAAGGCTTAAAATTCCGCGTGATGGCATCTGACGTATTGGCTGCCCAGTTTGATGCAGTTGGCGCCATCCCAGTGAAAAAACCTTTCTCTGAAGTGTTCACTCTGCTGCAAACCCGTGCGATCGACGGTCAAGAAAATACTTGGTCAAACACCTACTCACAAAAATTCTATGAAGTTCAAAGCCAGATTACTGAAAGTAACCACGGCGTTCTGGACTACATGGTCGTGACCTCTGACGCCTTCTGGAAAGGCTTACCCGCGGATAAACGTAAAGTGATCAAAGAAGCGTTAGATGAGTCTATCGCCTTAGGTAACAAGATCGCTGCTGAAAAAGATAACGAAGACAAGCAATTAATCCTTGATTCTAAACGTTCTCAACTGGTGACCTTAACACCAGAAGAACGTCAAAAATGGATTGATGTAATGAAACCTGTTTGGGCGAAATTTGAAGACCAAGTAGGTAAAGATGTGATTGAAGCCGCTGTTGCTGCAAATAAACAATAA